The Agarilytica rhodophyticola genome has a window encoding:
- the fliI gene encoding flagellar protein export ATPase FliI has translation MINSEIDDFALEQCLNKYRQYQFLDAPIQASGRLTRLVGLTLEAVGLNVSVGQQCHVHLSNGNKLEAEVVGFHNSITYLMPVQKIEGLQPGAKVVPLGDHKKVSLGNHLIGRVLNGLGQALDNLGPISNSRQIELNTNVINPLSRHPICEPLDVGIRAINSLLTIGKGQRIGLFAGSGVGKSVLLGMMTRFTQADVVVVGLIGERGREVREFIEHILGEDGLQRAAVVAAPADEAPLMRLRAAQLATRIAEHYRDQGKSVLLLMDSLTRFAQAQREISLAIGEPPATKGYPPSVFSKIPELVERAGNASQGGGSITAFYTVLTEGDDLQDPIADSARAILDGHIVLSRALAEQGIYPAIDVEASVSRVMPNIVEQGNITMAQKFKQSLALYRANQDLITIGAYKAGSNPEIDFAIERFPHLQKFIAQKIGEVCSLSDSRTMLSGVLEPIRTSSNSKKTTSGASLK, from the coding sequence ATGATTAATAGCGAGATTGACGACTTTGCATTAGAGCAATGTCTAAACAAATACCGCCAGTACCAGTTTCTAGATGCTCCTATTCAGGCATCTGGACGACTAACACGTTTGGTTGGGCTAACTTTGGAGGCAGTAGGTCTGAATGTTTCTGTGGGACAACAGTGCCATGTGCATTTGAGCAACGGAAATAAACTCGAAGCTGAAGTTGTTGGGTTTCATAACTCAATTACCTATTTAATGCCGGTACAAAAAATCGAAGGCTTACAACCAGGTGCTAAAGTTGTTCCACTCGGTGATCACAAAAAAGTCTCACTTGGCAATCATCTGATTGGTCGTGTATTAAATGGACTCGGTCAAGCACTTGATAATCTTGGGCCAATCAGTAACAGTCGCCAAATAGAATTAAACACCAACGTTATTAATCCCCTTAGTCGTCATCCTATTTGCGAGCCCCTCGATGTGGGTATCCGTGCTATTAACAGTCTATTAACTATCGGTAAGGGACAACGCATCGGCTTGTTCGCTGGTAGTGGTGTAGGTAAAAGTGTTTTGCTTGGTATGATGACCCGCTTTACTCAAGCAGATGTCGTGGTAGTAGGGCTAATTGGTGAACGAGGTAGAGAAGTTCGTGAGTTTATTGAACATATACTCGGTGAAGACGGTTTGCAGAGGGCTGCTGTGGTCGCAGCTCCTGCCGATGAAGCACCGCTTATGCGTTTGCGTGCGGCCCAACTGGCAACACGTATTGCCGAACATTATCGGGATCAGGGGAAGAGTGTTCTTCTGTTAATGGATTCCCTCACACGTTTTGCTCAGGCCCAACGCGAAATCTCATTGGCTATAGGTGAGCCTCCTGCAACTAAAGGTTATCCGCCTTCGGTGTTTTCAAAAATACCAGAGTTGGTTGAACGTGCTGGTAATGCCAGTCAAGGCGGTGGCTCTATTACCGCATTTTATACGGTACTTACCGAAGGTGACGATTTGCAAGATCCTATAGCAGACTCTGCAAGAGCCATTCTAGATGGTCATATTGTGCTATCACGAGCATTGGCTGAACAAGGTATTTACCCTGCTATCGATGTTGAGGCTTCGGTTAGTCGGGTTATGCCCAATATTGTTGAGCAAGGAAATATTACTATGGCGCAAAAGTTTAAACAAAGTCTTGCTCTATATAGGGCAAACCAAGATTTAATTACGATTGGCGCCTACAAAGCGGGCAGTAATCCTGAGATAGATTTTGCTATAGAGCGTTTTCCCCATTTACAAAAGTTTATTGCTCAAAAAATTGGCGAGGTATGTTCCTTGTCAGACAGTCGAACTATGCTATCTGGAGTGCTAGAACCCATTCGTACATCGAGTAATAGCAAGAAGACAACTTCTGGCGCTAGTCTGAAATGA
- a CDS encoding flagellar assembly protein FliH, with protein sequence MTDSVKQVNRIPFENIESEESISTWSLPSIDDGSGVILSAKKEKEKRKKDSDVEAIEDCENPEESEFPTAESLQKITEEARQEGFSQGYTEGFEKGRQKGEKEAHNRVYKETKSLIEQEVRSLRKFTSHLFEPLQSQKNALEDILVSMAVHFAQHIIDQEIKNSPQSILAIIKKALAALPVGAHNINVFANQTDVDLVDKYLPAKDRDWGLKIDNNIPSGGCRVETNESLVDYTTAARLTEFIQQVQETGNIDDKELQAIEDYSCSIDSNNLPGETSENLEVNTTYEPENNDSLESESISENQTSDINTDQKPLTNTHEHSAPQGPTL encoded by the coding sequence ATGACGGATAGTGTGAAACAAGTTAATCGTATTCCATTCGAAAATATAGAGAGTGAAGAATCCATATCTACCTGGTCCTTACCCAGTATCGATGATGGTTCGGGTGTGATACTAAGCGCAAAAAAAGAAAAAGAAAAAAGAAAAAAAGACTCAGATGTAGAAGCAATTGAGGATTGTGAAAACCCAGAAGAAAGTGAATTTCCTACAGCAGAGAGCTTACAGAAAATTACAGAAGAAGCAAGGCAAGAAGGCTTTTCTCAAGGCTATACCGAAGGTTTTGAAAAAGGACGGCAGAAAGGTGAAAAAGAAGCCCACAATCGAGTGTATAAGGAAACAAAGAGCCTTATTGAGCAGGAAGTAAGAAGTCTACGTAAGTTCACCAGCCATTTGTTCGAACCGTTGCAGTCTCAAAAAAACGCCTTGGAAGATATCTTAGTAAGTATGGCAGTGCACTTTGCACAACATATTATCGATCAGGAAATTAAAAACTCTCCACAATCTATTCTTGCCATTATTAAAAAAGCATTGGCTGCACTGCCTGTGGGAGCTCATAATATCAATGTGTTTGCTAACCAAACTGATGTGGATTTAGTTGATAAATACCTACCAGCAAAAGATCGTGATTGGGGATTGAAGATAGATAACAATATTCCAAGCGGCGGTTGTCGGGTAGAAACCAATGAGAGCTTAGTGGATTATACAACGGCTGCACGTTTAACTGAATTTATTCAACAGGTACAAGAAACCGGTAATATTGACGATAAGGAATTACAAGCTATTGAAGACTATTCCTGCAGTATTGATTCAAATAATCTCCCCGGTGAGACTTCTGAGAACCTGGAAGTTAATACTACGTATGAACCAGAAAATAATGATAGTTTAGAGTCTGAGAGTATTTCTGAGAATCAGACATCTGATATAAATACAGACCAAAAACCTTTGACTAATACTCATGAACACAGTGCCCCCCAAGGCCCAACGCTATGA
- the fliG gene encoding flagellar motor switch protein FliG, producing the protein MSEANDGAGAPQKSMSKIQQAAILLMSLGESAAAEVLKHMGPKEVQRIGTEMAALSNVQQDQVEVVISNFMEEVSTQTGLGMGSDAYIRNMLVSALGQDKADSLVDRILLGGNTTGLDTLKWMDARSVADIIRNEHPQIQAIVMAYLDADQAAEVLTFFPEKVRLDIMLRVASLDTVQPSALQELNDILEKQFAGNAGSQTKDMGGYKVAAEIVNNLDSSVSGELLDSIKEVDEDLGTQIQDLMFVFENLKEVDDRGIQALLREVSSDILILALKGSDDILKEKIFSNMSKRAAELLADDLEAKGPVKVSEVEAAQKEILTIARRMADAGEINLGGGGEDML; encoded by the coding sequence ATGAGCGAGGCAAATGACGGTGCTGGCGCGCCACAAAAAAGCATGAGCAAAATTCAGCAAGCGGCTATCCTGTTGATGTCTTTAGGAGAGTCCGCTGCAGCCGAGGTGCTCAAGCATATGGGGCCTAAAGAAGTGCAAAGAATCGGGACAGAAATGGCGGCCCTTAGCAATGTGCAGCAGGATCAAGTTGAGGTTGTTATTTCTAATTTTATGGAAGAAGTTAGTACGCAAACAGGGCTCGGGATGGGATCTGATGCGTATATTCGTAATATGTTGGTATCGGCTTTAGGCCAAGATAAAGCGGATAGTTTAGTAGATCGAATTTTGCTTGGAGGTAATACTACAGGTCTTGATACGCTTAAATGGATGGACGCTCGTTCAGTAGCAGACATTATTCGCAATGAGCATCCACAAATTCAAGCCATTGTGATGGCTTACCTCGATGCTGATCAAGCTGCAGAAGTTCTGACTTTTTTTCCAGAAAAAGTGCGTTTAGACATTATGTTAAGGGTAGCTTCTTTAGATACTGTTCAGCCCAGTGCATTACAAGAACTCAATGATATTTTAGAAAAACAATTTGCTGGTAATGCAGGTTCACAAACCAAAGATATGGGTGGCTACAAAGTGGCTGCTGAGATTGTTAATAACTTGGATAGCTCAGTCAGTGGCGAATTACTAGATTCAATAAAAGAAGTCGACGAAGACTTGGGCACACAAATTCAAGATCTTATGTTTGTCTTTGAAAATCTTAAAGAAGTTGACGACCGTGGCATTCAGGCACTGCTTAGAGAAGTCTCCTCTGATATTCTTATTCTTGCACTTAAAGGTTCTGACGATATCCTTAAAGAAAAAATATTTTCCAATATGTCTAAACGGGCAGCAGAATTGCTTGCCGATGATCTTGAAGCGAAAGGTCCTGTTAAAGTTTCAGAAGTTGAAGCTGCGCAAAAAGAGATTCTTACCATTGCCAGGCGAATGGCCGATGCCGGAGAAATCAACCTCGGTGGCGGTGGTGAAGATATGTTATAG
- the fliF gene encoding flagellar basal-body MS-ring/collar protein FliF, whose amino-acid sequence MADSGANTGNSDDVLEGFNSLNIFRQAGLMIGLAASVACGIAVAFWSLGEDYKPLYGSLERLDSSEVGRVLDFNDIPYKIDGATGAMLVPVDSVHKARILLAENGIQGDTSFGLEMLDQEQQLGTSQFIESMRYRRGLEGELARTISSINSVRSARVHLAVPKRSVFVRDGRKPSASVFLDLYPGRPIKPKQVRGIANLVASSIPELEIENVTVVDQKGNLMSVAAEDERLAIAAQHLDYTRKIEDDIILRIRRLLTPILGDGNFKTEVAADIDFTEIEQTEESFNPDLPAVRSENKVDEQQVGAAGVGGVPGALANQPPADGNAPEVAGGGDGAGEGGQPSRTRSQSTTNYELDRTVSYTRFEKGRIRRMTVAVVVDDKAIINAESGEAEKIRWTEDELERLAILVRDAVGFSAVRGDSVNVLNESFFDLPDLSDLDANVPIWESEAFRAALKPLAGALVIIALLMGLVRPVLKTLAGSGAQSKEEQERKEMEALQASGIDSFDSLSDETVTLSGGDALGLPSPEESYEQQLNAVKGLVAEDAGRVAQVLKRWISEE is encoded by the coding sequence ATGGCGGACTCAGGTGCCAACACTGGAAACAGCGATGATGTTCTCGAAGGTTTCAATAGCTTAAATATATTCCGGCAAGCAGGCCTGATGATAGGTTTAGCTGCTAGTGTTGCTTGTGGTATTGCTGTCGCATTTTGGAGTCTGGGTGAAGATTACAAACCTTTGTACGGTAGTCTTGAACGTTTGGATTCGTCAGAGGTTGGCCGAGTTTTAGATTTTAATGACATTCCATATAAAATAGATGGCGCCACCGGTGCCATGCTTGTGCCTGTCGATAGTGTTCACAAAGCTCGTATTTTGTTAGCAGAAAATGGTATCCAAGGAGATACCAGCTTCGGTTTGGAGATGCTCGATCAAGAGCAACAACTTGGTACCAGCCAATTTATTGAGTCTATGCGCTACCGCCGTGGTTTAGAAGGGGAACTGGCGCGCACTATCAGCAGTATAAACTCTGTGCGCAGCGCCCGGGTGCATCTGGCAGTTCCTAAACGCAGTGTCTTTGTGCGCGACGGCCGTAAGCCTAGCGCGTCCGTATTTCTCGATTTATATCCTGGAAGGCCAATAAAACCTAAGCAGGTTAGGGGGATTGCCAACTTGGTGGCTTCGAGCATCCCCGAATTAGAAATAGAAAATGTTACCGTGGTCGATCAAAAAGGTAATCTAATGTCAGTAGCTGCGGAGGATGAACGCCTTGCTATTGCCGCACAGCATTTGGATTACACTCGCAAAATTGAGGACGATATCATTTTGCGTATTCGCCGTTTATTGACCCCTATACTGGGTGACGGCAACTTTAAAACAGAAGTGGCGGCAGATATTGATTTCACTGAAATTGAGCAAACAGAGGAAAGTTTTAATCCGGATTTACCTGCAGTTCGAAGCGAGAATAAAGTCGATGAGCAACAAGTGGGAGCAGCCGGAGTAGGAGGTGTGCCTGGAGCTTTAGCTAATCAACCACCAGCCGATGGCAACGCCCCAGAAGTTGCCGGTGGCGGTGACGGTGCTGGCGAGGGTGGTCAGCCAAGTCGCACTCGCTCACAGTCGACAACGAACTACGAGTTAGACCGTACAGTAAGTTACACACGTTTCGAAAAGGGACGAATCCGTCGTATGACGGTTGCGGTAGTGGTTGATGATAAAGCGATTATCAATGCCGAGTCGGGCGAAGCAGAAAAAATTCGATGGACTGAGGATGAATTGGAGCGTTTAGCTATACTTGTACGTGACGCAGTGGGTTTTTCGGCGGTGCGAGGTGACAGCGTGAACGTATTAAACGAGTCTTTCTTTGATTTGCCAGATCTCAGCGATCTGGATGCGAATGTACCCATATGGGAGTCCGAAGCTTTCCGAGCTGCCCTTAAGCCCTTAGCTGGAGCACTAGTTATTATCGCCTTGCTGATGGGGCTTGTACGACCAGTATTGAAAACGCTGGCAGGCTCAGGTGCGCAATCTAAAGAAGAACAAGAACGAAAAGAAATGGAAGCTTTGCAAGCTTCCGGTATTGATTCTTTCGACTCCCTATCTGATGAAACCGTGACCCTTTCAGGGGGTGATGCGCTGGGCCTACCTAGCCCTGAAGAAAGCTATGAACAACAATTAAATGCAGTCAAAGGCCTTGTCGCCGAGGATGCTGGCCGTGTCGCGCAAGTACTTAAACGTTGGATTAGCGAAGAATGA
- the fliE gene encoding flagellar hook-basal body complex protein FliE, translated as MTERMDINRLLLEMRAMKAQAFNGVGATAATDIAKKNEAINGPKFSELMSQAIDKVNEVQQASGALQKAYIKGDPNVDITEVMIASQKSGVAFDAMVQVRNRLVEAYRDVMNMPI; from the coding sequence ATGACTGAACGGATGGATATCAATCGCTTACTTTTGGAAATGCGAGCAATGAAAGCGCAAGCTTTCAATGGTGTCGGAGCCACTGCCGCTACCGATATCGCCAAAAAAAATGAAGCGATTAACGGCCCAAAATTCTCCGAGCTTATGTCCCAAGCGATCGATAAAGTAAATGAAGTGCAACAAGCATCAGGTGCTTTACAGAAAGCCTATATCAAAGGCGACCCTAATGTCGATATTACTGAGGTAATGATCGCTTCACAAAAATCGGGGGTTGCCTTTGATGCCATGGTGCAGGTGCGTAATCGTTTAGTGGAAGCTTATCGCGATGTTATGAATATGCCGATTTAA
- a CDS encoding PA3496 family putative envelope integrity protein, protein MGVEVLEPTIILNSGLMDDSAVLQDEPLNGTDARRRLEDKIEELRLQRELQEFDFDL, encoded by the coding sequence ATGGGTGTTGAAGTATTAGAACCTACTATTATTTTAAATTCAGGGCTTATGGATGATTCGGCTGTGTTACAAGACGAGCCTCTTAATGGCACTGATGCAAGACGACGTTTAGAAGATAAAATTGAAGAGCTGCGTTTACAAAGGGAACTACAAGAGTTCGATTTCGATTTGTGA
- a CDS encoding sigma-54-dependent transcriptional regulator produces the protein MGNTVEMRRLPNILVVEDDSALREALVDTLSLHDMEVASKHCAEDALLYLSKNSDIDLIISDVNMGQMSGYDLLVKVKRDYSHIPVLLITAYASISESVRAMKEGAIDYLVKPFESELLVDTVKKVIGQSVTISDEPIAQADSSRQLLQLAARVAQSESTVLLLGESGTGKEVLAKYVHDKSPRACKPFVAINCAAIPENMLEAMLFGHEKGAYTGAHAAAPGKFEQANGGTLLLDEISEMDLGLQAKLLRVLQEREVERLGGRKSIKLDVRVIATSNRDMRQEVAAGKFREDLYFRLSVLPLQWAPLRDRKEDIVPLARALLTKHAIKQKRSNVQLCEQAITTLWSYPWPGNVRELDNVMQRALILQPGDIISSDDLGLQIADNYSEKPSLIDAVVSETANISKQNIHTLAAQTMQSSDNPITDVQLGADAQLGADMKRHEFEIIVKTLRQENGSKKNTAERLGISPRTLRYKLARLREQGYTLESAIHY, from the coding sequence ATGGGAAACACTGTAGAAATGCGTAGATTACCTAATATTTTAGTGGTTGAAGATGACTCGGCACTGCGTGAAGCTTTGGTCGATACATTGTCTCTTCATGATATGGAGGTAGCAAGTAAACATTGTGCGGAAGATGCTCTTTTATATCTGAGCAAAAACTCAGATATCGACCTAATTATTTCTGACGTTAATATGGGGCAAATGAGTGGCTATGATTTACTTGTAAAAGTGAAACGAGACTATTCCCATATTCCTGTATTATTAATTACCGCTTACGCCAGTATTAGCGAGTCTGTCAGAGCAATGAAAGAAGGTGCGATAGACTATTTAGTGAAGCCTTTTGAATCTGAGTTATTGGTTGATACAGTGAAAAAGGTTATTGGACAGTCCGTAACGATTTCGGATGAGCCTATTGCTCAGGCGGATAGCAGCCGACAGTTATTGCAGTTGGCAGCTCGAGTCGCTCAGTCCGAATCCACCGTACTTTTGTTAGGGGAATCTGGCACAGGTAAAGAGGTATTAGCGAAATACGTACATGATAAGTCTCCCCGTGCTTGTAAACCTTTTGTCGCAATAAATTGTGCAGCAATACCTGAGAACATGCTTGAAGCGATGTTATTCGGGCATGAAAAAGGAGCTTATACTGGTGCACATGCAGCAGCCCCAGGAAAGTTTGAGCAAGCCAACGGTGGCACGCTTCTGCTCGATGAAATTAGTGAAATGGATCTTGGCTTACAAGCTAAATTATTGCGTGTGTTGCAGGAACGAGAAGTAGAGCGTCTGGGAGGACGTAAGAGTATAAAATTAGATGTGCGCGTCATTGCGACTTCAAATAGGGATATGAGACAGGAGGTGGCTGCCGGGAAGTTTCGCGAAGACCTTTACTTTAGGTTGAGCGTTTTACCACTGCAATGGGCACCTTTGCGTGATCGCAAAGAAGATATCGTTCCTTTGGCGCGAGCATTACTAACTAAACATGCAATCAAGCAAAAGCGCAGCAATGTGCAATTGTGTGAGCAAGCTATAACAACACTATGGAGCTACCCCTGGCCTGGCAATGTTCGGGAGTTAGATAACGTTATGCAGCGTGCCCTTATATTGCAACCTGGAGATATTATTTCCAGCGATGATTTAGGGCTACAGATTGCTGATAACTATAGTGAAAAGCCTTCACTTATCGATGCCGTTGTATCGGAAACTGCGAATATCAGCAAACAAAATATTCACACACTTGCCGCGCAAACAATGCAATCCTCGGATAACCCGATCACTGATGTTCAACTCGGTGCAGATGCTCAACTTGGTGCAGATATGAAACGCCACGAGTTCGAGATTATTGTGAAAACCCTACGGCAAGAAAACGGCAGCAAAAAGAATACGGCAGAGCGTTTAGGGATTAGTCCACGAACATTGCGTTATAAGTTGGCACGTTTACGTGAGCAGGGATATACCCTTGAATCAGCGATTCACTATTAG
- a CDS encoding sensor histidine kinase, translated as MNTLLADDINTQQQETLTAAFEFFNETSEQLSSSYRVLEKRVEQLTLELDKVAQEKEKEHEKKQKIAEQMRALLNFLPGGVIVLDAKGYILEANPAARELLTNALEGKLWREVIQLCFAPKNDDGLEVSTRNGRRISIATSSLGNDGQIILLTDQTDTRKLQESLSHHEKLSAMGKMVSTLAHQIRTPLSAAMLYAGHLCNDTICNEKRDQFSHKLYGRLQHMEKQVRDMMLFVKSELPLNDVVSLADLELGLREAAEVALSTSNSRCQWHNQYPTKQVKCHREALISALMNLVNNSIQASGQSPKILIEMSCISNGKNETAVIKVVDWGQGMAADILDNAQEIFVTTKAQGTGLGLSVVQSVMRAHGGTFRLLSQAGQGTEALIEIPVLTNTPLTM; from the coding sequence ATGAATACTCTATTAGCGGATGATATAAACACGCAACAACAGGAAACGTTGACCGCTGCCTTTGAATTTTTCAATGAGACATCTGAGCAGCTCTCAAGCTCATATCGGGTATTGGAAAAGCGTGTTGAGCAGCTAACTCTTGAATTAGATAAAGTTGCACAGGAGAAAGAAAAAGAGCATGAGAAGAAGCAAAAAATTGCGGAACAAATGCGCGCCTTACTCAATTTTTTGCCCGGTGGTGTTATCGTGCTCGATGCTAAGGGTTACATATTAGAAGCAAATCCAGCAGCTAGAGAACTCCTCACAAACGCTTTAGAAGGAAAACTGTGGCGAGAAGTTATTCAACTGTGTTTTGCCCCTAAAAATGATGATGGACTGGAAGTGTCGACACGCAATGGACGTAGAATTAGTATCGCTACCAGCTCGCTTGGCAACGATGGCCAGATTATTTTATTAACGGATCAAACTGATACTCGCAAATTACAAGAAAGTTTGAGCCATCATGAAAAACTTTCGGCGATGGGAAAAATGGTATCGACTTTGGCTCATCAGATTAGAACTCCTCTATCAGCCGCTATGCTCTACGCTGGACATCTATGTAATGACACGATTTGCAATGAAAAACGTGATCAGTTTTCTCATAAGCTCTATGGTCGATTACAACATATGGAAAAACAAGTAAGAGACATGATGTTGTTTGTCAAAAGTGAGCTACCACTGAATGATGTTGTCAGCCTTGCGGATTTAGAACTGGGATTAAGGGAAGCTGCTGAAGTGGCATTATCCACTTCTAATTCAAGATGCCAATGGCATAATCAGTATCCTACTAAGCAAGTAAAGTGTCATCGTGAAGCTTTGATTAGTGCATTAATGAATCTAGTCAATAACAGTATTCAAGCCAGCGGCCAATCGCCGAAAATTCTCATTGAAATGAGCTGTATTAGTAACGGTAAAAATGAAACAGCGGTGATAAAAGTAGTCGATTGGGGGCAGGGGATGGCAGCAGATATTCTTGATAATGCCCAAGAAATTTTTGTTACAACCAAAGCCCAGGGCACAGGCCTAGGGCTTTCTGTGGTGCAATCGGTTATGCGCGCCCACGGCGGAACCTTTCGCTTATTATCCCAAGCCGGGCAAGGCACAGAAGCATTAATAGAAATTCCTGTTTTAACAAATACGCCACTGACAATGTAG
- a CDS encoding sigma-54 dependent transcriptional regulator — protein MLNDTYILILDDNEESQKSSEVILNFIGEHSISYGLSQWLSAEQSRDMDKTIGMIILSLVNTDKNLEKVLKKIHETYGFTPILLLSNCDSVEITEDFDPHVKHMIVARMCNELNYSDLNDAIHRAQRYNESREQMNQQSNRRPAHLFRSLVGTSRLIKSVRTMMSQVADKDVTVLIAGESGTGKEVVARNLHYHSARREYPFVPVNCGAIPSELLESELFGHEKGAFTGAVNARAGRFELAEGGTLFLDEIGDMPLHMQVKILRVLQEKSYERVGGNKFFKTNVRIIAATHRNLEEMIEQGKFREDLYYRLNVFPIEMPSLRERSEDIPLLINELVAKLEHEKRGSIRFNSVAILSLCRHPWHGNVRELANLVERMAIMHPFGVVGVQDLPAKYRHVEVMEEDIVPAPAEESSCEPTVVSVSDVALLPENGIDLKEYISGLELSLIQQALDNTGGVVARAAEQLMIRRTTLVEKMKKYGLQRG, from the coding sequence ATGCTAAACGATACATATATTCTTATCTTGGACGATAATGAGGAAAGTCAAAAGTCTTCTGAAGTTATTCTAAATTTTATCGGTGAGCACTCGATCAGCTATGGTCTGAGTCAATGGCTAAGTGCTGAACAGTCGAGAGACATGGATAAAACCATCGGAATGATTATATTATCCCTCGTCAATACCGATAAGAATCTCGAGAAAGTTCTAAAGAAAATTCACGAAACTTATGGTTTTACTCCTATTTTGTTACTGAGTAACTGTGATTCTGTCGAAATAACTGAAGATTTTGATCCTCATGTCAAACATATGATCGTTGCCAGAATGTGTAATGAATTGAATTATAGTGATTTAAACGATGCCATTCATCGGGCGCAACGCTACAACGAATCCCGAGAACAAATGAATCAGCAGTCCAATCGGCGTCCAGCACATTTATTTCGCAGCCTGGTTGGTACCAGTCGCCTAATAAAAAGCGTACGTACGATGATGTCACAGGTTGCAGATAAGGATGTTACCGTACTTATCGCTGGTGAGTCTGGTACAGGTAAAGAAGTTGTTGCCCGTAATTTACACTATCATTCTGCCCGCAGAGAATATCCTTTTGTGCCGGTAAATTGTGGTGCTATCCCAAGCGAGTTATTAGAAAGCGAGCTGTTTGGTCATGAGAAGGGAGCTTTTACCGGGGCCGTTAATGCTCGTGCTGGGCGTTTTGAGCTGGCGGAGGGAGGAACGTTATTTCTCGACGAAATCGGCGATATGCCTCTACATATGCAAGTCAAAATTCTACGTGTGTTACAAGAGAAATCATACGAGCGTGTGGGCGGCAACAAGTTTTTTAAAACCAATGTGCGAATTATCGCAGCAACTCATAGGAACTTGGAAGAGATGATTGAACAGGGGAAATTTCGCGAAGATCTTTATTACCGTTTAAATGTCTTCCCTATTGAAATGCCTTCTTTAAGAGAGCGCTCGGAAGATATTCCCCTACTTATTAATGAGCTAGTGGCTAAATTAGAACATGAAAAGCGAGGATCTATACGTTTTAACTCAGTAGCTATTCTGTCTCTTTGCCGCCACCCTTGGCATGGAAATGTACGTGAACTGGCTAACCTGGTAGAGCGCATGGCTATCATGCATCCATTCGGCGTAGTAGGAGTGCAAGATTTGCCCGCCAAGTATCGTCATGTGGAAGTTATGGAAGAAGACATAGTGCCAGCTCCGGCTGAAGAAAGCTCGTGCGAGCCGACTGTCGTTTCTGTTAGCGACGTTGCCTTATTGCCAGAAAATGGTATTGATTTAAAAGAATATATTTCTGGTCTTGAACTTAGTTTGATCCAACAAGCCCTTGATAATACCGGCGGCGTAGTGGCAAGAGCAGCTGAGCAACTAATGATCCGTCGTACCACATTAGTAGAAAAAATGAAAAAGTATGGTTTGCAGAGAGGGTAA
- the fliS gene encoding flagellar export chaperone FliS, with amino-acid sequence MAIQATTAAKALENSQDEISSHQLISLLMDGGLERISQAKTSISHGNQEDADVLLQKIVGIINGLRSSLNFEDGGEIATNLDSLYDYMLDRIDSAPLDDKLKAVSEVGELLTEVKVGWDQMDTDSALIEK; translated from the coding sequence ATGGCAATACAAGCGACTACAGCAGCTAAGGCTCTTGAAAATAGTCAAGATGAAATTTCATCCCATCAATTAATATCTCTGTTAATGGATGGTGGCTTAGAACGAATTTCTCAGGCCAAGACATCCATATCTCATGGTAATCAAGAAGATGCTGACGTGCTGCTGCAAAAAATCGTAGGTATTATCAACGGTTTAAGAAGTAGCTTGAATTTTGAAGATGGTGGTGAAATTGCTACTAATTTGGATTCATTGTATGACTATATGTTAGATCGCATTGATAGTGCACCATTAGATGATAAATTGAAAGCAGTCAGTGAAGTAGGAGAGCTATTGACCGAAGTGAAGGTTGGCTGGGATCAAATGGATACGGATAGTGCTTTAATAGAAAAATAA